The Paramagnetospirillum magnetotacticum MS-1 DNA segment CATGTCGGGAGCCTTGGTGTGCTTGGGATACTTCTTGTAGGCCTCGCCGAACAGCTTGGCCGAGGTGGCGAAGTCCTTCTTCTGCGAGAAGGCGATGTCTCCCAGCCAATACTGGGCGTTCCCCGCCAGCTGATGATTGGGATAGGTCTTGAGGAAGGCCCTGAATCCCTGCTCCGCCCCATCGTAATCACCCTTCTGAGCCAGGCCATAGGCCTCCTCATAGGCGGACTGGGCATCCTTGGGGGCGGCGGGCGGCGCCTTGGCCGCCTGGGCCTGGGATTCGGCCTCGCCCTTCTTCAGGGCGCCTGCGGGCATGGAGCCCAAATTCTGCGGACCGGGCGCCGGGCCGTCATTATCGGCGGAATTGGCGCCGGCCTTGACGCCCTTGGGCGGAATCAGCACCGGCGCGCCGTTGGGATTGGTGGCGGGAACGGAAGCGGCGGGCATGGACACGGATTGCGGCTGGGCGGCGGAAGACTGACCTCCCCGTGCGGCTTCCAGGTCCTTGAAGCGCAGATCGAGATCGGCCTGCATGCGCTCGATCTGCTTGTTCAACTGGGCCGCCTTGAAATTGGCTTCCTCGATCTTGCCGGTGAGGAAGCGGTTGGCGTCCTCCAGCTCATTGATGCGGTCTTCCAGACGCGACGCCATGCTGCCCGACACACTGCCGTCATTGGAGCGCACCACCGTGGTGCCGCCCCGCGCCGATTGCGACTGCAGCGTCATGAGGTCGCGTTCCAGCCGGTCGATGCGGTCATAGAGAGCGCGGGTGTCGCTCTGTGCCGAAGCGGGAACGGGAGCGGCGCCAAGCATCAGCGCGGCAAAAGCGGTGGCAAGAACCAGACGACGCAC contains these protein-coding regions:
- the ybgF gene encoding tol-pal system protein YbgF; amino-acid sequence: MRRLVLATAFAALMLGAAPVPASAQSDTRALYDRIDRLERDLMTLQSQSARGGTTVVRSNDGSVSGSMASRLEDRINELEDANRFLTGKIEEANFKAAQLNKQIERMQADLDLRFKDLEAARGGQSSAAQPQSVSMPAASVPATNPNGAPVLIPPKGVKAGANSADNDGPAPGPQNLGSMPAGALKKGEAESQAQAAKAPPAAPKDAQSAYEEAYGLAQKGDYDGAEQGFRAFLKTYPNHQLAGNAQYWLGDIAFSQKKDFATSAKLFGEAYKKYPKHTKAPDMLYKLGASFGQLDMKDQACRTYALLFAEHPDMADRIKRAATGDKQRLGCGK